CGGTGTCCTGAAGTTATATAGGAAATAAAGTACATATTGAAAGCCACGGCTCCCGGCGATACAGTCCCGCTTTAGAGACAACGGCGCCTCTTATTATGTTCGAAAAAACATATTAAAGAAATCCGCGCCGCCAGAAAACGTTGTGACAGGAGTCCGTCTCCATGCGAGAAGGTCAAGCCAGGGCAGACCTGGCATCCAACGGCGGCGCCCGCGGGGGCGAACTGGCCAGCCAGGCCGCCGCGCTATCCGCCCACCCCGCCGTTGCCGCGGCCGCGCGCGCGATCCAGGCCCATCAGGGCGTGCCGGGGGCCTTGATGCCCATCCTGCATGCCGTGCAGCACGAGTTGGGCTGTATCCCGCCCGAGGCCGTGCAGCCCATCGCCGAAGCGCTGAATCTGTCGCGCGCCGAAGTGCATGGCGTGATCACCTTCTACCCGCATTTCCGCCAGACGCCCGCGGGACGCCACGTCGTGGAAGTCTGCCGCGCGGAATCCTGTCAGGCCATGGGCGGCGAGAAGATCGCCGCCCATGCGCGCAAGAAGCTGGGCTGCGATTTCCACGCCACCAGCGCCGACGGCGCGTTCACCCTGGAACCCGTCTACTGCCTGGGCCTGTGCGCGCAATCGCCGGCCATGCTGATCGACGGCGTCCCCTATGCGCGGCTGACGCCCAAGCGCTTCGACACCATCCTGGGCTACGTCAAGGAGGGGTCATGAACGAAGGCACCCCGTCCCGCGCTTCGGGCAATCCCGTCACCCTGTACGTGCCGCGCGACGCGGCAGCATTGGCGGTGGGCGCGGATGACGTCGTCCGCGCCATCGAAGCCGAGGCCGCGCGCCGCGGACAGGCGGTGCGCGTCGTGCGCAACGGTTCGCGTGGACTGCTGTGGCTGGAACCGCTGGTGGAAGTCGCCACGCCCGCCGGCCGCGTGGCCTACGGTCCGGTGCAGGCGGAAGACGTCGCATCGCTGTTCGACGCCGGCTGGCTGCAAGCCGATGCCACGGGCAACCGTCCCAACGCCCCCAACACGCCCCACCCGCTCCGCCAGGGCCTGACGCAGGACATCCCTTACCTGAAGAACCAGGAACGCCTGACCTTCGCACGCTGCGGCATCACCGATCCCCTGGACCTGGACGACTACCAGGCGCACGAAGGCCTGCAAGGCCTGCGGCGCGCGCTGACCATGGCGCCGGAGCAGGTCGTCGACGAAGTGCAGCAGTCCGGCCTGCGCGGCCGCGGCGGCGCGGCCTTCCCGACCGGCATCAAGTGGAAGACGGTGCTGACCACGCCGGCCGAACAGAAGTACATCGTCTGCAATGCCGACGAAGGCGATTCCGGCACCTTCGCCGACCGCCTGCTGATGGAAGGCGATCCCTACGTGCTGATCGAAGGCATGGCCATCGCCGGCATCGCCGTCGGCGCCACGCAGGGCTATATCTACGTCCGGTCGGAATATCCGCACGCCATCGCCGCGCTGGAAGCGGCGATCGCGCGGGCACGCGCGGCCGGCTGGCTGGGCGGCGACATCCTGGGCAGCGGCAAACGCTTCGACCTGGAAGTGCGCAAAGGCGCGGGCGCCTATATCTGCGGCGAGGAAACCTCCCTGCTGGAAAGCCTGGAAGGCAAGCGCGGCGTGGTGCGCGCCAAGCCGCCGCTGCCGGCCATCGCCGGCTTGTTCGGCAAGCCGACGGTCATCAACAACGTGATTTCGCTGGCGTCGGTGCCTGTCATCCTGGCGTGCGGCGCGGCCTATTACCGCGACTACGGCGTGGGCCGGTCGCAAGGCACCCTGCCCTTCCAGTTGGCCGGCAACCTCAAGCAGGGCGGGCTGGTGGAAAAGGCCTTCGGCCTGACGCTGCGCGAACTGCTGTACGACTTCGGCGGCGGCA
This genomic interval from Bordetella genomosp. 8 contains the following:
- a CDS encoding formate dehydrogenase subunit gamma, yielding MREGQARADLASNGGARGGELASQAAALSAHPAVAAAARAIQAHQGVPGALMPILHAVQHELGCIPPEAVQPIAEALNLSRAEVHGVITFYPHFRQTPAGRHVVEVCRAESCQAMGGEKIAAHARKKLGCDFHATSADGAFTLEPVYCLGLCAQSPAMLIDGVPYARLTPKRFDTILGYVKEGS
- a CDS encoding formate dehydrogenase beta subunit, yielding MNEGTPSRASGNPVTLYVPRDAAALAVGADDVVRAIEAEAARRGQAVRVVRNGSRGLLWLEPLVEVATPAGRVAYGPVQAEDVASLFDAGWLQADATGNRPNAPNTPHPLRQGLTQDIPYLKNQERLTFARCGITDPLDLDDYQAHEGLQGLRRALTMAPEQVVDEVQQSGLRGRGGAAFPTGIKWKTVLTTPAEQKYIVCNADEGDSGTFADRLLMEGDPYVLIEGMAIAGIAVGATQGYIYVRSEYPHAIAALEAAIARARAAGWLGGDILGSGKRFDLEVRKGAGAYICGEETSLLESLEGKRGVVRAKPPLPAIAGLFGKPTVINNVISLASVPVILACGAAYYRDYGVGRSQGTLPFQLAGNLKQGGLVEKAFGLTLRELLYDFGGGSASGRPLRAVQVGGPLGAYLPESQWDVPLDYEAYVKISAMIGHGGLVAFDDTVDMQAMARYAMEFCAIESCGKCTPCRIGSTRGVETLDRIAARGADHAQQVHLLRDLCDTMLGGSLCALGGMAPYPVMSALDHFPQDFGLSPHAPDPAGLAAVETDARPPHL